A genomic region of Scomber japonicus isolate fScoJap1 chromosome 5, fScoJap1.pri, whole genome shotgun sequence contains the following coding sequences:
- the LOC128359511 gene encoding uncharacterized protein LOC128359511, protein MAGLLLFVVLMLLLRPKLTVNPPVITETDSVTLNCQTPSSVSVTQCYFYTLSGGTVRVLSCLQTLTGTELLMMAHQKSPAEIKVKCYYTVKRGETNSPSPHSDTTSIMIQSAAENNERQTDLTTSISTTKSPVGGGDEGQTVNRATTPVTPVKPASDQSSVPPGHTVGSTTTSLTSVKTTSETVTAEMNLSAKGSTMTAVETPLNVTSGDNKET, encoded by the exons ATGGCAGGACTCCTGTTGTTTGTCGTCCTCATGC TTCTTCTTCGACCTAAACTGACAGTGAATCCACCAGTGATCACAGAGACAGACTCAGTCACACTGAACTGTCAGACTCCATCATCAGTGTCTGTGACTCAGTGTTATTTCTACACTTTAAGTGGAGGAACTGTCAGAGTCCTCTCTTGTCTGCAGACACTGACAGGGACTGAACTGCTGATGATGGCACATCAGAAATCACCTGCTGagattaaagtgaaatgttATTACACTGTAAAACGTGGAGAGACAAATTCTCCATctccacacagtgacacaacCTCCATCATGATACAAA gTGCTGCAGAAAACAATGAGAGACAAACTGATTTAACAACCTCCATTTCTACTACAAAGTCACCTGTGGGTGGAGGTGATGAAG GTCAGACTGTTAACAGAGCTACCACTCCTGTAACTCCTGTAAAACCAGCATCAG ATCAGAGTTCTGTTCCACCAGGTCATACTGTTGGCTCGACCACTACTTCCTTAACATCAGTGAAAACAACATCAg AAACAGTTACTGCTGAGATGAATCTAAGTGCAAAAGGTAGCACGATGACCGCTGTTGAAACTCCTCTAAATGTGACATCAGGAGACAATAAAG aaactTAA
- the LOC128359512 gene encoding uncharacterized protein LOC128359512 has translation MAGLLLFVVLMLLLPPKLTVNPPVITETDSVTLNCQAPPSLSVTQCYFYILKVERVLSCLQTLSGTELLMMTHQKSPATVELQCYYKAVVGETNAPSPVSDTSSIMIQTQLRPKLTVNPPVITETDSVTLNCQTPSSVSVTQCYFYTLSGGTVRVLSCLQTLTGTELLMMAHQKSPAEIKVKCYYTVKRGETNSPSPHSDTTSIMIQSAAENNERQTDLTTSISTTKSPVGGGDEGQTVNRATTPVTPVKPASDQSSVPPGHTVGSTTTSLTSVKTTSETWTWKLVVVGIGVTGFGVTVGVISLGLALLCSQRRTGENYIKCVQ, from the exons ATGGCAGGACTCCTGTTGTTTGTCGTCCTCATGC TTCTTCTTCCACCTAAACTGACAGTGAATCCACCAGTGATCACAGAGACAGACTCAGTCACACTGAACTGTCAGGCTCCACCATCACTGTCTGTGACTCAGTgttatttctacattttaaaagtagaaAGAGTCCTCTCTTGTCTGCAGACACTGTCAGGGACTGAACTGCTGATGATGACACATCAGAAATCACCTGCTACAGTTGAATTGCAATGTTATTACAAAGCAGTTGTTGGAGAGACAAATGCTCCATCTCCAGTCAGTGACACTTCCTCCATCATGATACAAA CTCAGCTTCGACCTAAACTGACAGTGAATCCACCAGTGATCACAGAGACAGACTCAGTCACACTGAACTGTCAGACTCCATCATCAGTGTCTGTGACTCAGTGTTATTTCTACACTTTAAGTGGAGGAACTGTCAGAGTCCTCTCTTGTCTGCAGACACTGACAGGGACTGAACTGCTGATGATGGCACATCAGAAATCACCTGCTGagattaaagtgaaatgttATTACACTGTAAAACGTGGAGAGACAAATTCTCCATctccacacagtgacacaacCTCCATCATGATACAAA gtgCTGCAGAAAACAATGAGAGACAAACTGATTTAACAACCTCCATTTCTACTACAAAGTCACCTGTGGGTGGAGGTGATGAAG GTCAGACTGTTAACAGAGCTACCACTCCTGTAACTCCTGTAAAACCAGCATCAG ATCAGAGTTCTGTTCCACCAGGTCATACTGTTGGCTCGACCACTACTTCCTTAACATCAGTGAAAACAACATCAg AAACATGGACGTGGAAGTTGGTTGTTGTTGGTATTGGAGTTACTGGTTTTGGAGTAACTGTAGGTGTCATCTCTCTGGGATTGGCACTTCTCTGTTCCCAAAGAAGAACTGGTGAGAACTATATCAAATGTGTTCAATGA